The DNA region GTACCACCAGCGCCCGGCCGAGGAACTCTACGACCTGCGCGCCGATCCGGAGGAACGGCGCAACCTGGCGGGCGACCCGCGCCACGCCAGTCGGCTGCGAACCCTGCGTGCCGAGCTGGATGCCTGGATGACGGCGAGCGGGGATGCGGGCCGCGTCCCTGGCGAACCCTGATGAACGTCGCCCGAGCAAGGGCACGCCGGTCGCTCGAGCGGGCGCCGCGGCGTCTATCGGATGCTCGCGCGGCAGACGGCGACGAGCTTCCCCGCGCCGTCCCAGGCCTGTGCCTCGAAGGCGTGGCGTGACCGGCCAGGGCCGGCAATCTCCACCTCGGTGGGCGCAACGGCGCCGTCCACGGCGTCGATCGAGGGGACCGGTCGACCGTCCACGTACAGGTCCACCCGGGCGATCCTGCGGCTGTCCCTCGAGGTTGGCACCGTGGACGCCGCGGTGACCAGGACGCGGCGGGCGCCGTTGCCGCCGACGGGCGTCACCGACAGTCGGTACGACGGCCGTTGCCGAATCAGCCGTGCTGCCCGCGACAGCAGGTCGACGTTGTCGCTCAGGATGTCGCGCCTGGTCATGTAGTGCAGCACGTCGGGCAGGACGCCGAACTCCTCGAGCGGCGAGCCGGCGCGCAGGCCGACCCGCACGCTTCGCCGCATCGCGACGATGAGCTCGGCGCCCCTGGGCAGCTTCCTGAACGGCGAGGTCGGAGCCTGTTCCTGCGCTCGCAGCAGGTCGTCGAGCGACCAGAAGTTGGCGCCGCCGGCGCCGGTGTTGCCGCTGGTCCCGAGCACGGGGCCCACCTCGTTGTCCTGGAAGCCGGCGGCGAAAATGTCCGTGGCGCTGTAGGACAGGGCGTCGGTGATCAGCACGACCGGGCCGTAGTACACCTGGCCGACGCCGTTGCACAGCGGCTCGAGCGTGAGCGGGAAGCCCGCCGAGTAGGTCGCGCCGGTCATCACCGAGTCGCCGATCGAGGGCAGCCATCGCTCGAGGTTCCAGTCGTCAGGCGCGAACTTGCAGATCTGGAAGTTCAGCGGCGTGTTGAGAAACTCGAACGACTCCGGTTCGATGGTGTTGGGCGTGAGCAACTGCAGCAGCGATTCGGCCGCGCGGATGTTGCCGCCCGGGTTGCCGCGTACGTCGATGACCAGGCCATCCTGCGGAAAGCCGTCCCTGGTGATCAGCCGGGCGAACGCCGTGCGGAAGCGCCGCGCGTCCTCGACGTCGAAGCTGAAGATGCGGATGTAGCCCAGGGCCTGGCCGCGCACCGTCTTCTTCACCGCGTACAGGACGTCCTCGATCGAGCCGAGCGTCTCGGCGTCGGCGCGCGGGTAGAGGTCCTTCTTGACCTCGAGGATGCGCGTCCGCTTGACGTCGAGTGCGGTCCGCTTGCTGCTCGACCAGGCCGCGTCGTCGCCGGTGTCGCGGGTCGTGTGCACCAGCCAGGACGACCGATGGGTCGCGACGACACCGTTGTTGGCGCGGAAGACGATGTCCACCCACATCTCGTCGGGAGGCAGGGTGCTGTTGAGCGGACGGATCGTCAGGTTGTCGAGGCCGCGCGCGAACCGTGCATCGGGGTTGCTCCCGGCCTGCGACTCGCCGTTGATCTCGATGGCTCGCGCGATCGGCACGCCGTTCCACGCCAGCACCTCCACGCCGCGCTCGAACCGTGCCTCGCGACCGTCCTCCGACTGGCACCGCGCGTCCTCGTCGCGCAGCGCCGTGCGCGTCACGATGAAGTGCTCACCGCTGCGGTCGAAGCATTGCTCGATGAGGAAGGGCAGGAACGCGGTGCAGTCACGGAACGGCTGCGGCAGCAGGTAGAGCGTGTGCAGGTCGCGCGTCGACCCGAAGATCGACAGCATCCGCCGATGGAAGTCGATCGTGGGCTCGAGCGAAGCGTTCCACTCGGCGAGTTGGAACCTGAGGAGCTTGAGCTGCTGGATGGGGTCGATGGCGTGGATGGCCCGCTTCATCGGCAGGTGGACGTAGTTCATCTCCATCACCAGCAGCGCCTGCTCGACGATGCGCAGGCGCTCCTCCCTGGAGAGGCCGGCCCGCTTCTCGGCTCGCTCGAGGAAGGTGTCGAGGTCCTGCTCGGTGCGTCGCCCGTTGCGTGCGCGGGCGATGTCCATCAGGGCCCGCCGCTTGCCGATCTCGACTTCAGCCATGTTCCTCCGTCGGCGCCGGGCGCGCGTCACCGCGCCGGGGCGGGACGGGTCGGCCGCCGGGGAGTCCCCTGCGGCCGACCATCGTGAACCGCTACTTCTTCTTCGCGGCCGTCTTCTTCACCGCCTTCTTGGCGGTCGTCTTCGCGACCTTCTTCGTGCCGCCGCCACCCTGACCGCCGCCCGGATCACCTTGCTTGCTTGCCATGCGTTGTCTCCTTTCGTGGGTTGACCGACCGTGGCGACCCACGCAGCTGCGCGAGTGCCGTCAAGCGGGCCTGGATGTCGGGACGCCGTTCGTACCCGCGGTACGCATCGTCGCCCCAACGTGCCTGCAGCGCGGCGCGACTGGCCTCCGCGTGGGCCGCGTCATCCTGGGCCTGCGAGCTGTTGCCTGCCGATTGCCTCGCGCGTGCCATCACCAGCCACGCACGCCATGCCGATTCCTGCTGTCCGCCCGCCGCGAAGACAGGCTGCGCGGCCTGCGCGTCGGCGAGCGCGCCCGCGGCATCACCGGCGGCCATGCGCACCTCGGCCGACGCGAGCAGCGCCGTCGACACGAGGCGCGGCACCTTCAGGGTCCGGGCGGTGGCGACGGCCTCCCCGACGAGCGCGATCGCCTTCTCCCGGGCGCCCGACATCACCTCGACGGTCGCGAGCGTCTGCCTGGCCTGGAGCGCGGCTTCCTTGTAGTCGGGTTCCGACAGGGCGAGCGCCGCCGCGGCACGCGTCCTGGCGACGCCGCGGTCGCCCAAGCTCAGGGCCATCTGCGCGCGGATCACCTCTACCCAGGCCAGCTGCGACTTGAATCCGGCCTCGGGCTCGGCGGCGATGTCGTGCGCTTCGTCGAGCGAGGCGCGCGCCTCGTCATACCGGCCCAGCGCCGACAGCGAAGAAGCACGATTGATCTGGTCCCACCCCATGGCGATGCGCGCGCCGGTCGACCTGTTGATGCGGTAGCTCTCGGCGAAGTGGGGCAGGGCCTCGGCGTACTGCTCCTGGTTGTCGCCGAGCAGCACCCCGATGCTGGAATGCGCGGCCGCCAGTCGTGCCGGGTCGCCTGACTGCCTGGCCAGCGCCAACTGCTCGCTGAAGGCCTTCATCGCGACCGCGTAGTCACCCTTGTCCACGTAGGCCCGCCCCAGCAGGATCAGGGCGTTGGACGTCTCGGTGCGGTAGCCCGCCGGCTGGAAGAACTTCAGCGCCGCCGTGAGGTGGGCGATCGCCTCGTCGAGGGCACCGTCCTGCGTGCTCAGGCTGCCGAGCGCGAGGCGGGCGCGCGCTTCGAGGCGCGGCGCCTTGTCCTCACGGGCCAGATCCAGCGCCTGCTGCAGGTAGCCGCGCGTCTCGACGAACTCGCCACGCGCCAGCAGCGTGTATCCGAGGTCGATCAGGCCGTTGGTGGCCAGCGAGCGGCTGTTGAGGCGCTGCGCCGCCTGGACGGCGTCGGCGGCGATCGTCTTGGCTCGGGTGCTGTCACCGGCCGCGTAGTACACGTTGCTCAGTTGCAGCGACGTCCGGATGGCCTGGTACTCACTGGACGACGCGCGCGAGATCGCCAGCGACTGCTCGAGGGCGGCCCTGGCCTCGGGCACGCGCCGGAGCCGGGCCAGCAGCGTGCCCTTCTGGTAGTACACCTCGGCCAGGCCTTCCTGACTCGACATCGCCCGGTAGATGTCCTCCGCCTTCGAGAAGGCCGTCTCGGCTTCCTTCACCTGCTGGCGACGGCCGTAGAGGATGCCCGATCGCAGGAACGCGGTGCCAGCCTGCGGATCGAGCCGGCTCGCCGTGGCGTACGCGTCGATCGCGCGATCGAGATCCTCGTTGCGCTCATGGGCGCGGCCGAGGTCGACGTAGGCGGCCGACTTGTCCGCGTCGGCGGCCGTGTCGGCGATCAGCGCGTACTTGTCGACCGCCGTCCTGAGGTCCCGGCTCAGCGTGGCCGCGACCGCGTCCACGTACGTCGACTCGGTGACCGAGAGCGCCGAGCGATCGGGCACCAGCGCCATGGCCTGCAGCAGGTCGTCGCGGGCCCGGTCGGTGAGGCCCATCTCCGTGTACGCCTCGGCCCGCCGCACCCGCGCCATGGCGAAGGCCCCGTCGAGGGCCAGGGCGCGCTCGAGTGCCTTGCTCGCCTGGAAGTACGCGCCCTCGCGCATCGCCGTGGTGCCGCGGTCGTACCACACGACGGCCTCGGGAGGAGGCTGGTGACGGGTCGACCGCAGCAGCCCGGATCCGAACCACGCCGCGCCGAGCAGGGCGACGGTCGACGTCGCCACCAGCGTCCAGAATCGGACGGACCTGCCGCCCACGGGCACGGGCGCCGGGCCGGTCACGGTCGGCGGCAGCGTCGCCCCGGCGAGCGAGTGCTCGAGTCCGCGCAGATCGTCGTGGAGCAGCCGCGCCGACTGGTAGCGCGCCGACGCATCCCTGGCCATCGCCTTCGCGATGATCGCGTCCAGCGCCGGCGGCATCGCCGTGTTGACCTCGGAGGGTGGCGGCGGCGTGACGCTCATCACCCGCATCGCCACGTCCACCAGCGTGCCGCCGCCGAAGGCCGCCCGGCCGGTGGCGCACTCGTAGAGCGTGGCGCCGAGCGCGTAGATGTCGGCGCGCGCGTCGATGTCCAGGCCGCGCAACTGCTCCGGCGACATGAAGGCCGGCGTGCCGAGCACGGTGCCGGCCAGCGTGAGGCGCTCGCTGGTCTGCGTGTCGGCCAGGTCGGCCGGCGCCAGTTTCGCCAACCCGAAGTCCAGGATCTTCAGCTGGCCGCGTGGCGTGACGATGATGTTCTGGGGCTTGATGTCGCGGTGAATCACGCCGGCGGCGTGCGCCGCTTCCAGGGCCTGGGTCGCCTGGATGCCGATGTCCAGCACGTCGGCGGGCGAGAGTGGCTGGCGGGCGATGCGCTCGGCCAGCGTCTCGCCTTCGACGTACTGCATGACGACGAAGACGCAGCCGTCCTCTTCGCCGATCTCGTGGATGGCGCAGATGTTGGGGTGATCGAGCGCCGCGGCGGCCCTGGCCTCGTTGATCAGCCGTCGACGTGCCACCTCGCTGCCGACGTTGGTGTCGGGCAGCATCTTGATGGCGACCTTGCGGCCGAGCGTGGTGTCTTCCGCAAGAAAGACCTCACCCATCCCGCCCGACCCCAACTTCCGGACGATGCGATAGTGGCTGATCTCCGACCGTACCAAGAGCCGCATCTTAAGCCCTGCCTTTGCAGCGGCAAAGCGGAAGATTGCCTGGCGCTCCCGGCGCGCCCATCGTCGACCAGAGGTTCGCGCCGCCGTCGGGCGCGCCTGGGATGTTGCTGGTCACGCGGCTGTCCACCCAGGACGACCGTCATCGCGTCCGCTTGCCCGACTGACGCGTCCTGCGCGCTGCAGTACACTGCGTCCCCATGCGTGCGGCCGTGTCCGTCCTGTGCCTCTGCGCCCTCGTCCTGCTGCAGGCCTCTCCGGCGTCGGCGCAGTTGACTGCCGCCAGTGACGCGGCCGTCGTCTACGGGCATCACCACGTCAATGCGACGAGCGTGGCGGCGCACACGGCGTTCCTGGTCGACGGCCTCGGCGGCGTGCCCGTCACCATCGCCGGCCGGCAGGTGGTCACGTTCCCCAACGTGCTCGTCTTCCTGCGTGAGCAGGTGCCGACCGGTGGCTCGGTCGGGACCACGGCCGATCACCTCGGCTTGTCGGTTCCAGACCTGCGCCCGGTGATCGCGCGGCTCAAGGCCGCCGGTCACCGGATGATCACCCGCGAGGCGGTGCCCGCCGAGTGGACCGTGACCGACGACATGGCGACCAACCCGGCGGGCGGCGCCCCGATCGCCTTCGTGCTCGGCCCCGACGATCTCAAGGTGGAACTCGTCCAGGTCAGCGGGCAGGTTGCGCCCGTCGCGCTGAATCACGTCCACTTCTTCGGGCCGGATCGCGAGGCGATGCAGGCCTGGTATGTGAAGGTCCTGGGCGCGAGCGCCGCTGCCCCGGCGGCCGGCAACCGGTTCCTGCGGGCGACGCTGCCGGGTGTGGGATTGAACTTCACCGCGTCGCCGCGACCGGTGGTCGCCACGAAGGGCCGGGTGGTGGACCACGTCGGGTTCGAGGTGCACGACCTGCCGGCGTTCCTGCGCAGGCTGCAGGGACTCGGCATCGTGGCCGAGAACGTCCGCAAGGTGCCCGAGCTCGGCATCGACATCGCGTTCATCACCGATCCCTGGGGCACGCTGATCGAGCTGACCGAGGGACTCGACGCGATCCGCTGATGACCGCCCCTGGCCTCGACGAGGTCTTCGCGCGCATCCCCGAAGGCTGGTTCGAGATGGGCAGCGACGATGGCCCGGCCGAGGAGGCGCCGGTACACCGTGTGTGGGTGGCCGCCTTCGCCCTCGCGGTGTATCCGGTGACGTGCCGGGCCTACGCGCAGTTCCTCGACGCGACCGGCCACGAGCGCCCTCGCGAGTGGTCGCTGTTCTCCACGATCCCCGATCGTCCCGTCGTCGGCGTGAGTTGGCTCGACTGCCAGGCGTACTGCCGTTGGCGTGCCGCGGCAGGCACGCCGGTGCGGCTGCCGACCGAGGCGGAGTGGGAACGTGCCGCGCGAGGCGGCATCGACGGGCAGCGGTATCCATGGGGCGAGGCCATTCCTGGGTGGATGCCGCAGGGAGGTCGTGGTCCACTCGACGGTCCATGGCCGGTGACGCTGGGGGAGCCGAACCCGTTCGGGCTGTACGGCATCGCGGCCAACGTGCACGAGTGGTGCGCGGACTGGTACGCGTCCGATTACTATCGCGCCTCCCCGTCACGCCAGCCACTCGGGCCGGACGCCGGCGTCCGCCGCGCGTCGCGTGGCGGGTCGTGGCGGCACGCGGTCACCATCAGCCGCTGCGCCGCGCGTAGCCGGCTCGATCCGTCCTACCGCTACACCGACTACGGCTTCAGGGTGGCGCTGGCCCAGCCGTGAGCGCCCTCTTGCGGGAGAAGGCAGTACAGTCGGAGGCACCATGACCACATCGCCCGATGCCGTCCGCGCCCACCTGGTCCGCCTGCTCGAGTGGGAGGACGCGCACGTCTCGCTCGAGCAGGCCGTCGCCGGGCTGCCTGCCGATCGACGCGGTGCCCGCGTTGCCGGCTTCCCGCACTCGCCATGGGAGTTGCTGGAGCACATCCGTATCGCGCAAGCCGACATCCTCGAGTACTGCACCAGCCCGACCTACGTGCACACGCGGCGCTGGCCCGAGGACTACTGGCCGGCGGCCGCGGCGCCGCCGTCCGATGCGGCGTGGGCCGACACGCTCGAGCGCTGTCGGGCTGACCGCAGGGCGTTGCAGGCCCTGGCCACGACCGTCGAGGATCTCGGCCGCCCGGTGCCCACCGGCGCCCCGGACCACACGTACCTCCGCGCCTTCCTGCTGGCGGCCGACCATGCCGCGTACCACGTCGGCCAGCTGGTGGCCGTGCGGCGCGCGCTTGGCGCGTGGCCGACCTGACACGGCGAACGACCAGCGACCTGTCCGCCCGTCGCGCGAGTGTGCGCCCCCCGTGGAATCCCGGTCCCTCGACCGCGTGGTTCTCCCGTGACCGGGCGGGTGCTTGCGCGGATGTGCCCGTGGGCCGCGCGCCGTACGCTCCGATCACCGGGAGTCACCACCCGGGAGCGGCAGCCGAACTGGCTGCCGTCTCCCAGCAGGTAGACCAGTAAGGAGTGTCATGCGTATCGATTCCGCCCGACGCCGTTCGGTGAGCAGTCCCGCGCCTGCCCTTGCCTGCGCGTGTGTGGCGCTGGTGGCCGTTGCCGCCTGCGGGCGCGCCGACACCGCATCGCCGGCGCCCGTCACCTCGACGTCCACGCCGCCCGCCGCGTCCCCCGCGCCTGCCGCTCCCGCTGCAACGGCGCGGACGGTGCCGGACCTTGACGATCCGCGGTTCTGGCGCAAGACCGCCGATGGCAAGGTGATCGTGACGCCGGACAACTTCGTGCGCGCCGAGTCCGACGTCTACATGGCCGCGCAGGTCAAGGACGGCGCGTTCGGGCACTTCAAGCACACGCGCGAGCCTGCGCCCGTCGACCGGCAACTGATCGTGCGGCTCAACCGCGACACGATCTACTCGTCGGCGGTGTTCGACCTCGAGGCCGGTCCGGTCACCATCACCTTGCCTGATCCGGGGACGCGCTTCCAGTCGGCACTGGTCATCAACCAGGACCATTACAACCCGCAGGTCGCCTACGGCGGCGGTGCGCTCACCCTGACGAAGGAAACCGTGGGCACCCGCTATGCGATGGTCGGCATCCGCATCCTGGCCGACCCTGCCGACCCGGCGGACATGAAGGCGGCCAACGCGCTGCAGGACGCCATCACCGTCAGCCAGCCTGGTGGCCCGGGCACGTTCGAGGTGCCGCAGTGGGATCCGGTCAGCCAGAAGAAGGTCCGCGAGGCGCTGATCGCGTTGTCCAGCACCATCCCGGACCTGCGCTACGCCGCCGGTCCGAACAAGGAGGCTGTCGACCCGGTGCGTCGCATCGCGGCCGCGGCGTCGGGCTGGGGACTCAACCCGGACAAGGACGCGGTGTACCTGAACGTGTTCCCGGAGAAGAACGACGGCAGGACGCCCTACCGGCTGACGGTCAAGGACGTGCCCGTGGACGCCTTCTGGTCGGTGACCGCCTACACCGCCGAGGGCTACTTCAACCGCAACGACCTGAACGCCTACGCCATCAACAGCATCACCGGCAAGAAAAGCGAGGACGGCGCCATCACGATCCAGTTCGGCAACTGCTCGAAGTCGACGCCGAACTGCCTCCCGGTGCGCCAGGGGTGGAACTACATGGTTCGTCTCTACCGGCCCCGGCAGGCGATCCTCGACGGCACGTGGTCCTTTCCATCCGCCGCACCCATGTCCTGAACGCGCCACCCTGAGTCATCGTATCCCGTCGCCCGCACGAGTTGGAAAGCACAGCGGCAGCGTCGTGCGTCATGCTGCAACCCGCCCGTCAACGATACACATGGGGGAGGGGCGTCGTGGCGTTTCTCGCCATTCGTCGCCCAAATGTCGATGGCAGTGTCCTTGCGACCTCCACTGGGATTGCGGCGGGCCGGATGGGCCGGATCGCTTTGCTCAGCTTGGAGAGACGACATGGCCAACGACATCAACCGTCGAGACGATAGCGCGACCGAAGAACTGTCTGCATTCGGCGAACGCGTGAAGGGTGCTGCCAAGGATGCGGTGGGGTCGGTGACGGGCAACCCCAGCCTCGAGCGTCAAGGTGAGTTGGAGAATGCCGAGGGTCGGGCCCGACAAGCCCGCAACGACGTCTTCGATGAGACCGACGGCGTGCCCAACCGGACCGTCACCAGCGGCACTGGCTACACGACCACAGGGACCAGCGGTACCGGCACCGTCGGCGAGGAAGTGTCGGCGACCGCCCAGCGGGTGAAGGGCGCGGCCAAGGACGCCACCGGGTCGCTGCTCGGTCTGGACCGCATGGAACGGGAAGGCGAGGCCGAGAACGCGATGGGACGGGCCCGCCAGCAGAGCAACGACGCGGTCGGCAGCCCGTCGACGGCACGCACGTCAGCCGTGACGCGCCCGCTCGTCACCGGCCTCTACAACACGCCCGAGCAGGCAAGCCGCGCGTACGACCACCTGACCACCACGCACGGCTACAAGGCCGACGACATCGACGTGCTGATGTCGGACGAGACCCGCAAGCGCAACTTCAGTGGCGCCGAGCCCGGCAAGGAACTCGAGCAGGGCAGCAAGGCCGCTGAAGGCGCCGGCATCGGCGGTGCCACCGGCATGGGCATCGGCGCGGCGCTGGGCGCGCTGCTCGCGGCGGCCTCGGCCGTCGCCATTCCCGGCCTCGGGCTGGTCGTTGCCGGACCCATCGCGGGCGCACTCGCGGGCGCTGGCGCCGGCGGCGCGGCAGGCTCGCTGCTCGGCGCGCTGATCGGCGCGGGCATTCCCGAGGAGCGCGCGCAGGTCTACGACCGCGGCATTCGTGAGGGCGGCATCGTGCTGGGCACGCGGGCCCGCGACGAGGCCCATGCCGCGGAGCTCGAGCGCGAGTTCACCACGCACGGCGGACGCGACATCGTCCGATAGCTCATGCCGCGCCGGTCTCCCGTGCGAGGCCGGCGCATCGACGTGGGTCCATGGCAATCAGCACGCGGGACGCCCAGACGCGAAGGCGGCAGGGTTCCTCAGGCCTGGGGTTCAACGGCGGGCCGGACGGCCGACGATCGGCCAGGGCAGCACCCGGGGCGCCACGCTGCTCAGGACCGCCAGCAGGACGATGGCCGTCAGGCCGTGCCAGACGACGATGGTGATGGTGAATGCGTGCGGGCGCGTGACGCACGCTTCCAGGTTGGCGGCGCCCAGGGCCGCCAACGCCGCCAGCGCGCCGGTGGTGCGTGCCGAGAGCGCCGCGCCACGTCGCAGCATCGTCATGGCGACGCCCCACAACGCCACGCCACCGACGGCGATCGAGATGACGCACGGCCAGTCGGTCTCGGCGCCCACGCCCAGGCTGCCGAGGCGATGGAGATCGCCGATGCAGCCGAGGGCGAGCAGCAGGATCGCCACCGCCGCCGGCACGAGTGGGACGGCGAGCCACTTGCGGTTCCTGCCCGGTACGACCGACGCGAACGCGGCGACGGCGGCACTGGCGGCCATGACGACGACCGTGGCCTGCTGCGCGACGTAGAGCGGCTCGGCCGTGACGGCGGCGTGGCCATGCCGCGAGACGGCGAGCGCGGCCATGCCGCCGACGTAGGCGGCAGCGCCGAGCAGCCACCCCGCGGCGCGTCGTGCCGGGGGCGCGAGCGGCGTGACGGGGGCCAGGTCGTCGCCCAGCCGCTGGATCAGTTCATCGGTGTTCATCGTCTGCCTGTGCCGCGCCGAGCAGGCGTCGGAGCGAGTGCATGGCGCGGTGGGTCGCCACCTTCAGTGCGCCGACGCTGGCGCCTGTTGCCGCCGCCGCCTCCTTCAGCGACAGCTCCTGCAGCTTCAGCAGCTCGATGGCCTGCCGCTGGCCGGCCGGCAGGTGACCAATCGCGGCCTGCAGGGCCTCGAGATCACCGACTCCGTCATCTACGGGGTTCGCCGAGACGTCGTCCAAGGTTACGCCGACGTCGCCGGCGCGCACCTCGCGCGCATGGCCCGAGTGGCGGCGGGCGGCATCGGCAAGCCGGTATCGCGCAATCACCAGCACCCAGGGCATGAACGGCCGCGACACGTCGTAGGTCGCCAGCGACCCGTGCAGCGACAGGAGGACGTCCTGCACCAGATCCTCTACGTCTGCCTCGTCGAGGAAGCGCCGCTGCGCCCGGATGAAGCGCCGCAGCCGCGGCGTGACGGCCGACAGCACGGCGACGTACGCCGCCTTGTCGCCCGCCTGGACGTCGCGCATCAGCAACCGCAACTGCTGGTCGAACAGGTCGGTGTCGCCCATCCCCAGCGGGATCGTAACCTTTCAGCGTCCTGCCCCGAACTCCTCTTCTGACGGCTCTGATCGTCATCGCGGCGCCCTGACGGCGCCGGATCATCTCCGAGGAGTGCACATGAACACCCGCTACATCGTCGCCACCGCCTTCGCCACTGCGATTGCCGCCCCCGCTCTCCTGTCGGCCCAGAAGCACGTCGACGCCCCGAGCTTCAAGGCCGAGAAGTGCTACGGCGTGGCCAAGGCCGGCAAGAACGACTGCGCCTCGATGGGCAACAACTCCTGCGGCGGCAGCTCGAAGCGCGACGCCGACCCGAAGGCATGGATTTTCGTGCCCGAAGGCTACTGCGAACGCATCGTCGGCGGCAGCAAGACGCCGAAGTAGGCAAGACGCAGGACGACGAGGCCACGTCATGCCATCGACCCATCGCACCCCGACGCGCGCCGGCGTCGGCCTGAGATTGCCGCACCTCGAAGAGGCGGTGGCCACCCGTCCGGCGGTGGGTTGGCTGGAGGTTCACCCGGAGAACTTCCTGGCCAACCCGCACGCCACCGAGCTGCTGCTGGACCTGGCACGCACCTATCCGATTTCCGTGCACACCGTCGGCGTGTCGGTCGGCAGCGCGACCGGGGTCGACCGGCAGCACCTGCGACGTGTTCGTGCCTTCGTCGAACGGGTCGAGCCGGTGCTGCTTTCAGGTCACCTCGCGTGGTCCACACACGGCACCG from Luteitalea sp. TBR-22 includes:
- a CDS encoding DUF2282 domain-containing protein, whose protein sequence is MNTRYIVATAFATAIAAPALLSAQKHVDAPSFKAEKCYGVAKAGKNDCASMGNNSCGGSSKRDADPKAWIFVPEGYCERIVGGSKTPK
- a CDS encoding RNA polymerase sigma factor, which codes for MGDTDLFDQQLRLLMRDVQAGDKAAYVAVLSAVTPRLRRFIRAQRRFLDEADVEDLVQDVLLSLHGSLATYDVSRPFMPWVLVIARYRLADAARRHSGHAREVRAGDVGVTLDDVSANPVDDGVGDLEALQAAIGHLPAGQRQAIELLKLQELSLKEAAAATGASVGALKVATHRAMHSLRRLLGAAQADDEHR